One window from the genome of Pedobacter schmidteae encodes:
- a CDS encoding sigma-70 family RNA polymerase sigma factor, with protein sequence MSHTAADNSTLQKKTNSSCQLSFEELYDKYWSDIYLFAYNLLRDKELAKDVVQEVFIPLINAEKREKIQQPRAFLMQAVKYQVYTLVRAEKVRLKAFEYLNHSEYDNSTEELLREKELQQQLELSVDSLPDKCRTIFQFKQDGLTAKAIAALTGNSQRTVEHQLYIATKKLRCSLQDIISSVLVTASFLLW encoded by the coding sequence ATGTCACACACGGCCGCAGATAACAGCACGCTTCAAAAAAAAACGAATAGCTCCTGTCAGTTATCATTTGAAGAGTTGTATGACAAGTATTGGTCTGACATTTACCTGTTTGCCTATAACCTGCTCCGAGATAAAGAACTGGCCAAAGATGTGGTGCAGGAAGTATTCATTCCTCTGATCAACGCCGAAAAAAGAGAAAAAATACAGCAGCCCCGTGCCTTTTTAATGCAGGCCGTTAAATACCAGGTGTACACACTGGTTCGTGCCGAAAAGGTTCGGTTAAAGGCTTTTGAATACCTGAACCACTCGGAATACGACAATTCAACAGAAGAACTGCTCCGGGAAAAAGAACTCCAGCAGCAACTTGAATTGTCGGTAGATAGCTTGCCCGATAAATGCCGCACAATATTCCAGTTCAAACAGGATGGGCTAACCGCTAAAGCTATTGCCGCGCTAACCGGTAATTCCCAACGTACGGTAGAACACCAGTTGTATATTGCCACCAAAAAACTACGCTGTTCCCTTCAGGATATCATTTCATCGGTGCTTGTAACAGCGTCCTTTTTGCTCTGGTAA
- a CDS encoding FecR family protein: protein MTREEFLCLFEKQLQGNITPDEEARLAAWFDQQQSEGLSEWDEAQLSNQNDIKEAIYNHIQPKKGRKQTIRLYPAWIGIAASITLISLAIFFLQKSNTARQEISAATAAIKYTEAKATYGQVLKVTLADSSTVWLNAGSRLRYPEKFSGSIRELYLEGEAFFSVIHKKDQPFIVHSGALSTQVLGTSFNIKAYKNARQLKVSVATGKVAIYTDKANTAFLTPNQSGTYSKGTKEIKTAPDQISDITAWRTGKLVYKNELLSQVLEDIGNKYGVDIAASPGMNHCQVYGTFNHDNIETLLKMIAYSVNGKVIKKASGFYLSGKGCN from the coding sequence ATGACAAGGGAAGAATTTCTCTGCCTTTTTGAAAAGCAGCTTCAGGGAAACATCACTCCGGATGAAGAAGCCCGTTTGGCGGCCTGGTTTGATCAGCAGCAATCAGAAGGCCTTTCAGAATGGGACGAAGCACAACTGAGCAATCAAAATGACATCAAAGAGGCTATCTATAATCATATACAACCAAAAAAAGGCAGGAAACAGACGATCCGTTTGTACCCCGCCTGGATTGGTATCGCGGCATCTATTACATTGATTAGCCTGGCTATATTTTTTTTGCAAAAGTCAAATACCGCTCGTCAGGAGATTTCTGCTGCAACTGCTGCTATAAAATATACCGAAGCTAAAGCTACCTATGGGCAGGTATTAAAGGTTACACTTGCCGACAGCTCGACGGTATGGCTCAACGCAGGTAGCCGTTTGCGATACCCGGAAAAATTTAGCGGTAGCATCAGGGAACTTTATCTGGAGGGTGAAGCATTTTTTAGTGTAATCCATAAAAAAGACCAGCCTTTTATTGTCCATTCGGGCGCACTCAGTACACAGGTATTAGGCACAAGCTTTAACATAAAGGCTTATAAAAATGCCAGACAATTAAAGGTAAGTGTAGCTACCGGAAAGGTGGCCATTTATACCGACAAAGCGAATACCGCATTCCTGACGCCCAATCAGTCGGGAACTTACAGCAAGGGCACTAAAGAGATCAAAACTGCTCCAGACCAGATCAGCGATATAACCGCATGGCGAACAGGCAAGCTGGTGTACAAAAATGAGCTACTAAGTCAGGTGCTGGAAGATATTGGTAACAAATATGGTGTTGACATAGCAGCCAGCCCCGGCATGAATCATTGCCAGGTTTATGGAACATTTAATCACGACAACATAGAAACCTTGCTTAAAATGATCGCTTATTCGGTAAATGGAAAAGTGATAAAAAAGGCATCTGGCTTCTATCTGTCGGGCAAAGGATGTAATTAA